In the Octopus bimaculoides isolate UCB-OBI-ISO-001 chromosome 7, ASM119413v2, whole genome shotgun sequence genome, TGGGGGCCAATTCCCtcccttgaaaatacacaaaaatgaagcctaggtgcttcgcaacaaaaatatttaaaaattccaacaaaatgtggacaataaaaggtcaaataaacgtttacctctgcagccgatgtgacagcacgtccgtgagaagagatagatagatagatagatagatagatattaaagaATTATGTATGTTCCATTGGAGGTGCAATGCCGGTGTGCATGTATAACAAAATATGTGTTGAGAGAAGAATTTGGTGTatgaggaatcagatgtggtgtgcaagaaagaagactgggCTAGTATGgttatatgatgcatatggatgagaactgCTGCATAAAAAAAATATCGATCACTAAATgtagagggaacttgtggaaaagGGGAGCCTAagagacatgggatgaaataatGAAGGCAGATCTGAAGATGTCAAGCCTCATAAAGGAGGCAACAAAGAACGGTGGTGGGCGATTCACTGTGCTCAGGAAGACCCATTGATCTCAACAAAAGTGAGGTCCTAAAAGCATTCAGTTCATATCCCCATCAAGCCTTCCAACTCTCATCTTTCTAACAcctttctccctcctcttctaTGGCCCTATTCAACTACTGAAATCATGAGAGAAGAATCCACACATATTTCATCCCCACTTAGTACTACCAGTTACCTTTCCCCTCTCCCTGGAACCACTTCCCTTGAAAATCCACCCTTCATTCCTCAATATCATTCCTTCCTACTTTATTTTGAACCACTAACCACTTTCTGTGCTTTcagttatctctccctctccattaAGCTACATCACAGGATTGCCATATCTCAAGTTGAACACTGTTTTATCTGTTACCATTCTTATCAACCTGTCATGTTTGCCATTGACAGCTTCACCCTCACTGTTGTCCCCCACTTGCTATAAACACCCCTATGTACCACTGGCAACCATCTGTCACCACACATCTCTCTCCCACGACTTCCCCACCCCACACAtcatctctttatttttttcatctatcTCCAGGTTTATTATAATGGTGTGCTCCACCCTTCCTGTATTGTTACAcataattttctatttgtttcaccTTTCACCCCAACACTTGACATTCACCAACAACACCTCCATCTTGTTCCATTAACTGCATGCACTGTTAcatccatctctaaccatctatcACTCTCCACTCACACTTTATTCTGAACTTATCCACCACCCTTTCTAATCCTttgcttgtattttttcttatacTCACCTTCTTGCATCTTGAGAGTATGCTAACATTTCGTCACCATTATCAATATCTTCTTTCCAGTGACTAcaacccacccttatataatgcagtACAGTgatgtatctcttctatagcaagacCTATGTGCCTGTCCTTCTATTATAGTTTTACCCCTCAagacctggcataaagccacttccTTGAATACTTATAACCACACTCAgttgtctttttttctgtcaTGTGAGTTACCTCATGACCTCACAAGTGCCAATgtcatgaaaaagcacccagtacatactgttggcattaggaagggcatctgccatagaaaccatgccaaaaaagaTAGTCCTCCAGATCATGGGATCCTGTCAAGCTAtttaacctatgccagcatgagggacattaaatgatgatgatgatgtatgtgtgtgtatacatatatacaatgtacaggTATGGGTGTGAATGTTCACATTCCATGAACTTTGCAAGAAAAAACCCACCAGCAATAAGCACTGAAGCTTTTCGTTATTTGCCTGTGAAAAacttgtttgttggcactccacttttgaaaatatgtggaataaCTGATCCCAAACTTGAAAAACGGTAAAGATAAGtgagtgataggaagggcatccagatgtaaagcaattcttcaattatatatatattcatctaagccatgcaaacatagaaaatcaGGCatcaaaaatgaataaacaatatatatgtgtatatagagcaATAAATCTATTTTCCAACAATGTTTTATAACAAAATATCTCAATATAAAAACTAAtcatgataaattattttatgacACAGCATCAGAAGTACTTTCATTTGGACATGGCTTGATCACTGTGTGTACTACTTTATGCTTAGCCAACTGGCTGGAATGAGAAAATGTTTCAGCACAAAtattacactgatatggtttttctcctgtgtgaatacgaaTGTGCTTTGATAAATTTCCACTTAGAGAGAAAGAcctaccacaaatatcacactgatatggtctgtctccagtatgaatatgaatatgattaGATAAATGACTGCTACAAGAAAATGTtttgccacagacatcacaatggtATGGCTTTTCCCCTGTGTGAATGCGCTGGTGACGCGATAGATCACTACTTCCAGAGAAGGCTTTATCACAGATATCGCAGTggtatggcttttctccagtgtggatGCGAATATGTTTAGATAAATGACTACTACAAGAAAATGTTCTACTGcaaatatcacaatggtatggtctTTCACCTGTATGGATACGTTGGTGGCGAGACAAACTACTACTTCCAGAAAATGTTTTGCCACAAGTTTCACAGTTGtagggtttctctccagtgtgaatgtatttatggatTGATAAATTATTACGTTGAGaaaatgctttaccacaaatatcacaacagTATGGCTTCAGatctgtatgaatacgtttgtgcttagATAAACTACTACAACaagaaaaagttttaaaacagGTATCACAACTATATGGTTTCTTGTCTCTGTTATTACATTTGTGACTCAAAAAATTACTGTTGTTAGAAAACGTTTTACCACAGTCATTACATTGGTACGGTTTCTCTCTCAAGTGAATACGCTTATGGCTGGATAAAATACTACTGCGAGATActgctttaccacagatatcacagcgatatggtttctctccagtgtgaacaCGTTTGTGGCGTGATAAATCACTGTTACCggaaaatgttttaccacaaatatcacagtgatatggtttctcccctgcaTGAATACGTAGGTGAGTTGATAAATAACCActctgagagaaagatttaccacatatatcacagtgatatggtctttctcctgtatgaacacgcttgTGACAAGTTAAATCGCTATTTACAgaaaaggatttaccacagacatcacacttgtacggtttttctccagtatgtattcGTTTATGATTTGACAAATGTCCACTCTGAGCGAAagctttaccacaaatatcacaatggtatggtctttcgcctgtgtgaatacgtttgtgataaGATAAAGATCTATTTGTAGTAAAGTTTTTgtcacaaatttcacaatgaaaACGTTTTGAACTTCTGTGCATTACTTTATGTTGAATTAAATGATTTCTTGCTTTGAAAGATTTTCCACAAACACTACAAGGATATAATTTATTCTCtgtatcttcctgtttctggtgaGCAGCACCATTATTTTCACCTTCAACTTGACTCTCAAACAGCTTTTCCTCCATGGTATCTTGTAAAAGTACAGCTGTTtccttgtttttatataatttataggaactatttctttatttgttataaGGATTTTCCTCAATAGTCAAAGTCTGACACTATTTCAGATATAAAGATAACATTTCCAAGAGTTAATCTTCCTTCAGCTCTCAAAAAATATCCAGTTAGAAGCAACATTACACATTAGTGTATCATAGTAGTTTCCTGCTGTAATTTCTACACATAATTACCCAGTAAATATACTTCCATTTGTTCAAATTTTTGTAATTAATCTCAATTCAGTGAAAATACTTCACAGTAATTTAAGGTTATAAACATGTGTTCTTGATAATGTCATTCTTCATCCTTGAAATCTTACATCTTCATATGTTTTGGGTGATAAATTCTCATCTCGAAGTAATCAGATTCCCTGCAACAGATATGTGAAAATTCAAGTTTTAATACTAAAAGTTACATAAGAGAAAGGACTTGTTCTAAGAAACTGAAAGTCAAAATGACAAGAAGAGAGTGAAACTAACACATAGTTTTTCCCAGGCTTTCTTTGGTTGTCTGCTGCAAACTAGAGTTCTCAATTATGTTACCTGAGAAAGACTAGAAGAAAAAGCAACCTGACAGTGATCTGGTTAGATCTGGCCAATGCATATAGCACAAAACCTCATACATGCAACCCTACGCTGCTCCCATATCTCCCTGCACATCACTGGAATGATAACCAGCTACTTTTGAGGCATCCAGTTTCATTTCAAAACATCCCACTTAACTACTTCATGGTAAGATGGCATGAAATAAATCGTAACTGGCTGCACAATTTCTCCCATTCTCTTCATCATATGTCCTGATACTGAGTGATAATCCTTCGTTTCCGATCGTCCAAGAAAACGTCTGGCCAGGTGAAAATATGCCTCATCGAAAAGtaaacgttaaaatgatgataatttctaacCCTGTTAACACTATTCGATATTGTTGAATTAAGACAAACTAATGGGAGTTCTTAAGCAACCTTTTAATTACTCGGCAGCAGAATTTTTGCGTATGCATCGCCGAAACTAGTAGTTATGATTGCCGTAAAGCAGCAAAATCTGTAGACCACTTCCTATTCTCACAAAAAACTCTATCAACATAGGTGTTTAAAGGGATGAATTTTATTACTTTAGTCAAAAAACAGAATTGAACAGCGATCGACATATTTGTTAGTTATTGTAATTTACTTATATTGTAAATTTTGTGAAAATCGTttagaaacatttaaataattcttttctttttttttttaccaaaattatcTTGTAATTAAATTTTTTCATGTGATATCACCACACCTTTTTTATCCCCCTCGAATTCCTAGCACTCCTACTAATTCCTCAAATATATGTGGCCAGCAGTCTTAACTTAAACTAACCTGTAACAACTCTACTtgccaattttgaaaataatttccagCTAGTAGCAGACTGCAAGCAGTGAAATGCTTTTATCGTGCCTTGGTTTGATGCTTAAACAAATAAAGATCAAAATAAAATTGACAACGGACTGTATTGCAACTCACATATCAGTCCGTAAACATGGTTAcgtggctacacacacacacagatgtactaatatttgttaattttactGTGTCCATAATTTACATCccattattatacttatttatacttCAAACAGAATAACAGTTCACAAAATCTCTTCTCCCATCCCGCACAAAACTATCAAATGTCAATTTTATTGAATGTTTGGAAATGTagtcattatttttaataaaaacccTGGAAGATTACTGATTTGTCATAAAGATTTTATTTCACCATCACATCATATGTGATATGGAAGTTAGTTATCTATAGTTTTCTTAATtgaacaatgttttttttataataatgtcATTCAAGCACCTCATACGCTAACAGTTTATAATCAATGCCATTATTTCAATTAGaaactagtatttttttttaaatgtctataaAGGAAAAAACACCGGAAactgtaatttttaattttctttaaggaAAAATCCCGTTGGAATTATGCATAGAGATGTCGTTTCTAGGAGACAGTCCTTATGATGTGACATAATTCCCTGTCCTGACttctagaaagaaaagaaacaatttgaAAGGTGGAGTTCAAAATGACAAACATTCGGTGGTTTTCACGGGAAAACAACAAACTTTCAACAATTAAGATCTTAACAAGTATTGTTAATGTGCTATCtgacattctgttaaaataaataattaagataCCTCATGGAGCAAACCAGAAGAAAGATTTAAGTCTGGAAAATAATAGATCATTCCCAATAAGAACTGACAAAAACACTTACGATTTGGAAAATGTGCAGAATTACGGCGTATTTTGAAGAAACAtggaatgtataaaaataaaataggttaCTTGAAATGCGGAAACGAAATTTTTTTACTTCCGTGAGTAAAATGCTTGCGTCTGAGAAGTACTTACAGGGGTGTCGTTATGGAAAACAATAACGTAAATACGAGAAATAAAGAGATCAACTTGTTACGATTAATCGGTGATACAGGTAATTTGGGAATTACATGTACTTGTAATTACTGCTGTAGTGGCGAACATAAGATCAAGTTCGTTCTTCAACAATAGAAtctaaatttcttaaaattagtgATATTCATTTATAGCTCGAGTAAAGATATAAAattgggtaaattttcagattaacacctgcacgatcttCAAtagggggttagggttttagggttagggtttagggacggaattccttaaccctaaccctaaaccctaaccctgaccctaaaatcctaaccctaacaccctagtgaaaatcgtgcgggtgttaatctgaaaatttacctaaAATTGAAGGGTACTGCTACAAAATGCAAGCTTACCACTGGAAAGACTAAGTAAGGGATTGCACTCAGTTTTGCCGAGATAGGTGTATTCATTGCTTTAAAGAACATACCTCTAAAAGGAAATATAGTTGAGATAGAAAGGAATGCACAAGTAGTAGATGTTTTGTAGACATAATTTAACTCAGGAACACACTGTATCCGATGTGGTGTGCGGACAATTGTATTGATAAAATAGGCGGCAGCATTTTTGAACATTTGGTTGTTAGATAGAGTAAGAAATTCGATGACTCAGATGATGAGAGTCATACACAGAATATTGGATGTTTGTGGAATctcatgaaaagaaaattttaaagaatgtGTTGTACTCAAGAcgatatgtttcagtcatttcattttgATTGTAGCTAGACGAAATAAAGCGAGTCAGGAAATTGCATCTTTTTCAAGTTTATGTTAACTCTTAATCATCAAAGATTTCttaatgttttaatgaaatactTCTAAGTTATCCAAatgtttttgtatcttttttttctcgtaataaacatgttttttttttaaatgaaagtattgcggtttttttattttttattttcttccatcGTAATACACATGCTTTTAAAATGAAA is a window encoding:
- the LOC106879167 gene encoding zinc finger protein 271 codes for the protein MEEKLFESQVEGENNGAAHQKQEDTENKLYPCSVCGKSFKARNHLIQHKVMHRSSKRFHCEICDKNFTTNRSLSYHKRIHTGERPYHCDICGKAFAQSGHLSNHKRIHTGEKPYKCDVCGKSFSVNSDLTCHKRVHTGERPYHCDICGKSFSQSGYLSTHLRIHAGEKPYHCDICGKTFSGNSDLSRHKRVHTGEKPYRCDICGKAVSRSSILSSHKRIHLREKPYQCNDCGKTFSNNSNFLSHKCNNRDKKPYSCDTCFKTFSCCSSLSKHKRIHTDLKPYCCDICGKAFSQRNNLSIHKYIHTGEKPYNCETCGKTFSGSSSLSRHQRIHTGERPYHCDICSRTFSCSSHLSKHIRIHTGEKPYHCDICDKAFSGSSDLSRHQRIHTGEKPYHCDVCGKTFSCSSHLSNHIHIHTGDRPYQCDICGRSFSLSGNLSKHIRIHTGEKPYQCNICAETFSHSSQLAKHKVVHTVIKPCPNESTSDAVS